One stretch of Streptococcus australis DNA includes these proteins:
- a CDS encoding rhodanese-like domain-containing protein has translation MFHLLFTKIDSISTSELEAKLREPIQLLDVRTPTEFHRGHIKNAKNVPLSEIGSYTPATKETLYVICHSGVRSKMAAKKLKKKGYDVINVRGGMSAWTGKVI, from the coding sequence ATGTTTCACTTATTATTTACAAAAATTGACAGTATTTCTACCAGCGAGTTAGAAGCTAAACTCAGAGAACCGATTCAGCTACTGGATGTTCGGACGCCTACGGAATTCCATAGAGGTCATATCAAAAATGCCAAGAATGTCCCTCTATCCGAAATCGGATCTTATACACCAGCGACAAAAGAAACACTTTATGTCATTTGTCATTCTGGTGTGCGCAGTAAGATGGCTGCGAAGAAGTTAAAGAAAAAAGGCTACGATGTCATCAATGTCCGAGGCGGTATGAGTGCTTGGACAGGCAAGGTCATCTAG
- a CDS encoding PTS system mannose/fructose/sorbose family transporter subunit IID — MTNSNYKLTKEDFNQINKRSLFTFQLGWNYERMQASGYLYMILPQLRKMYGDGTPELKEMMKVHTQFFNTSPFFHTIIAGFDLAMEEKDGVGSKDAVNGIKTGLMGPFAPLGDTIFGSLVPAIMGSIAATMAIAGQPWGIFLWIAVAVAYDIFRWKQLEFAYKEGVNLINNMQSTLTALIDAASVLGVFMMGALVATMINFDISYKLPIGEKLIDFQDILNSIFPRLLPAIFTAFIFWLLGKKGMNSTKAIGIIIVLAVGLSFIGKFLLGMGA; from the coding sequence ATGACGAATTCTAATTACAAACTTACAAAAGAAGATTTTAATCAAATCAACAAACGTAGCTTGTTTACTTTCCAATTAGGTTGGAACTATGAGCGTATGCAAGCTTCTGGTTACCTTTACATGATCTTGCCTCAATTGCGTAAAATGTATGGGGATGGAACTCCTGAATTGAAAGAAATGATGAAAGTTCATACTCAATTCTTCAATACTTCTCCATTCTTCCACACCATTATCGCTGGTTTTGACCTTGCCATGGAAGAAAAAGATGGTGTAGGTTCAAAAGATGCCGTTAACGGTATCAAGACAGGTTTGATGGGACCATTCGCTCCTCTTGGAGACACAATCTTTGGTTCACTTGTACCTGCTATCATGGGATCTATCGCAGCAACTATGGCTATCGCTGGCCAACCATGGGGTATCTTCCTTTGGATCGCAGTTGCAGTTGCTTATGACATCTTCCGTTGGAAACAGTTGGAATTTGCCTACAAAGAAGGGGTTAACCTTATCAACAACATGCAAAGTACTTTGACAGCTTTGATTGACGCTGCATCTGTACTTGGTGTCTTCATGATGGGTGCTCTTGTAGCAACAATGATCAACTTTGACATTTCTTACAAATTGCCAATCGGTGAAAAATTGATTGACTTCCAAGATATCTTGAACTCAATCTTCCCACGCTTGCTTCCAGCAATCTTTACTGCCTTCATCTTCTGGTTGCTTGGTAAGAAAGGTATGAACTCTACTAAAGCGATCGGTATCATTATCGTTCTTGCAGTAGGTCTTTCATTCATCGGTAAATTCTTGCTTGGAATGGGCGCATAA
- a CDS encoding metal-sensitive transcriptional regulator: MTNSKYITRLKRSEGQLRGIQKMIEEERDCADIITQLTAVRSSVERVIEMIITENLTACINQPLDDPGAQKERLEKAVQYLIKRK, from the coding sequence ATGACAAACTCAAAGTATATTACACGGCTTAAACGCTCAGAAGGCCAGTTACGTGGTATCCAAAAAATGATAGAAGAAGAGCGTGATTGTGCAGATATCATTACCCAGTTGACAGCGGTTCGTTCGAGTGTGGAGCGTGTGATTGAGATGATCATTACCGAGAATCTCACAGCCTGCATCAACCAACCACTAGACGACCCTGGAGCTCAAAAAGAACGCTTAGAAAAGGCTGTTCAATACCTTATCAAACGAAAATAG
- a CDS encoding rhodanese-like domain-containing protein has protein sequence MVTNISMANFYEKYQNEKLDLIDVREVHEFQAGHAPGAKNLPLSTLEQDYKELKPDHEYHVICQGGVRSASACQFLSAQGLTVTNVEGGMNAWPGQVE, from the coding sequence ATGGTAACTAATATCAGCATGGCTAACTTTTATGAAAAATATCAAAATGAAAAACTAGATCTTATCGATGTACGTGAAGTACATGAATTCCAAGCAGGACATGCACCAGGTGCCAAAAATCTTCCGTTAAGTACCTTGGAGCAAGACTACAAAGAACTCAAACCGGACCATGAATACCATGTCATATGCCAAGGTGGAGTGCGTTCTGCCTCTGCCTGTCAATTTCTCAGCGCCCAAGGCCTCACCGTTACCAATGTAGAAGGTGGTATGAATGCTTGGCCTGGTCAAGTAGAATAA
- a CDS encoding DUF6630 family protein, whose amino-acid sequence MTKEERAEKWFQSVPEAEAIPIQTKMEICSQAAKRMAFIWLVLLGVECLSLFWGTRGELFNQVADFLNQLSEGSPTKNRYKGLALAGTLICLPVLILPSVVAHFFRQVWIQKEAEKVVKVMTPVTSDQPYLDGDEGADFASISGGIFADWVLDDGEKEQNGFELEEVWQQLAAVQDGDRDFLILIPQQPVKLEGSQLVSDFVQVCQDEDSDGFHFEISVADAERINENVIYEKNGLSKKETQDMLWAYLENRVTSELEDWEIVLDMRTDEQKNIAIYQEITQLLTDDSEVRSRLTSCFESPKAYFKQYAERYDVRGIGEEANEATIKWLAIADELLAVDAVIELDWKTDKDEFLYQLAPLAAKQTLDLEENWFDEGDDIPTWCKILDERWAGHDFCLACMDINSDSYVLFICKRDILEKLITLSHTINQRFGYAKNM is encoded by the coding sequence ATGACAAAAGAAGAACGAGCAGAAAAATGGTTTCAGAGTGTTCCTGAAGCAGAAGCTATTCCTATACAAACCAAAATGGAGATCTGTAGTCAGGCAGCGAAGCGAATGGCGTTTATCTGGCTTGTACTACTTGGTGTGGAATGCTTGTCCCTATTCTGGGGCACTAGAGGAGAACTGTTCAATCAAGTAGCGGACTTTCTAAATCAGCTATCAGAAGGGAGTCCCACAAAAAATCGATATAAGGGTCTCGCACTTGCAGGGACTCTTATTTGTCTGCCTGTCTTGATTTTGCCTAGCGTTGTTGCCCATTTCTTTAGACAAGTTTGGATTCAAAAAGAGGCTGAAAAGGTAGTCAAAGTGATGACCCCTGTTACAAGTGATCAGCCTTATCTAGATGGAGATGAGGGAGCAGATTTTGCGAGTATTTCCGGAGGAATCTTTGCGGATTGGGTGCTAGATGATGGTGAGAAGGAACAAAATGGCTTTGAACTTGAGGAAGTATGGCAGCAACTGGCAGCTGTACAAGATGGTGATAGGGATTTTCTCATTTTAATACCTCAGCAACCAGTTAAACTAGAGGGGAGTCAGCTTGTATCGGATTTTGTACAGGTTTGTCAGGATGAAGATTCGGACGGTTTTCATTTTGAGATCAGTGTTGCCGATGCTGAACGGATCAATGAGAATGTAATCTACGAAAAAAATGGGCTGAGCAAGAAAGAAACTCAAGACATGCTTTGGGCATATTTGGAGAACAGAGTCACATCAGAGCTAGAAGACTGGGAAATTGTACTAGATATGCGGACAGATGAGCAGAAAAATATCGCAATCTATCAGGAAATAACCCAATTGCTAACAGATGATAGTGAGGTACGATCTCGTTTGACCTCCTGTTTTGAATCACCGAAAGCCTATTTCAAGCAGTATGCAGAGAGATATGACGTGCGGGGTATAGGAGAAGAAGCCAATGAAGCCACGATAAAATGGCTTGCTATTGCTGATGAACTGCTTGCTGTGGATGCAGTCATTGAGTTAGACTGGAAGACAGATAAGGACGAATTTCTGTACCAACTAGCACCTCTGGCAGCTAAACAAACTCTTGATTTGGAGGAGAATTGGTTCGACGAGGGTGATGACATCCCTACTTGGTGTAAAATTTTGGACGAAAGATGGGCTGGACACGATTTCTGTCTTGCTTGTATGGATATTAATAGTGATAGTTATGTGCTATTTATCTGCAAGAGGGATATTCTGGAAAAATTAATCACCTTGAGTCACACAATCAATCAGCGTTTCGGCTATGCAAAAAATATGTAA
- a CDS encoding sugar O-acetyltransferase — protein sequence MTSEYQKMIAGEPYHPFDPELRGLAQTARQKQTDFNQELDPLKGAEIIKSWFGSTGQNLYVNPRLVVDYGINIHLGENFYSNWNLTMLDVCPIRIGDNAMIGPNCQFLTPLHPLDPHERNSGIEYGKPITIGDNFWAGGGVIVLPGVTLGNNVVAGAGAVITKSFGDNVVLGGNPARVIKEIPVKEN from the coding sequence ATGACCAGTGAATACCAGAAAATGATAGCGGGAGAACCCTATCATCCGTTTGATCCTGAGTTGCGGGGCTTGGCTCAGACAGCACGTCAGAAGCAGACAGACTTCAACCAGGAGTTAGATCCCTTGAAAGGGGCGGAGATTATCAAAAGTTGGTTTGGTTCAACTGGGCAAAATCTCTATGTCAATCCACGCCTGGTGGTTGATTATGGAATTAATATCCATCTCGGGGAAAATTTCTACTCCAATTGGAACTTGACCATGCTGGATGTTTGCCCGATTCGGATTGGTGACAATGCTATGATTGGTCCCAACTGTCAGTTCTTAACCCCACTCCATCCACTGGATCCGCATGAGCGCAATTCAGGGATCGAATACGGCAAGCCCATCACCATCGGTGACAATTTCTGGGCTGGTGGTGGTGTCATTGTTCTTCCTGGAGTGACACTGGGAAATAACGTAGTGGCGGGAGCAGGAGCTGTGATTACCAAATCCTTTGGAGACAATGTTGTCCTAGGTGGCAATCCTGCGCGAGTTATCAAGGAAATCCCTGTGAAAGAAAATTAA
- a CDS encoding prolyl-tRNA synthetase associated domain-containing protein: MEAYEKVVEMLNGLDIPFEIVEHDPALTTEQADSFIEGIEGVRTKTMFLTNKKKTAYCLVIMDDKKRLDMDLLKDLVGANRIRMASSESLFEKMMLPAGVVSPFGLLNNTDKDIQVYFDKEITSEKRMSFHPNTNEKTLFLDTTDILKFLEAIGYEFHIIEL, translated from the coding sequence ATGGAAGCATACGAAAAAGTAGTAGAAATGCTAAATGGGCTAGATATTCCTTTTGAAATCGTGGAGCACGATCCAGCCTTAACGACGGAGCAGGCAGATAGTTTTATCGAAGGAATCGAAGGTGTCCGTACCAAAACCATGTTTCTCACCAACAAAAAGAAAACAGCCTATTGTCTCGTGATTATGGATGATAAGAAACGTTTGGATATGGACCTCTTGAAAGACTTGGTAGGAGCCAATAGAATCCGTATGGCTTCCTCTGAGAGCTTGTTTGAAAAAATGATGTTACCAGCAGGTGTTGTTTCTCCATTTGGCTTGCTGAACAATACTGACAAGGATATTCAAGTTTATTTCGACAAAGAAATCACGTCGGAAAAACGGATGAGTTTCCACCCCAATACCAACGAGAAAACCCTTTTTTTGGACACGACAGATATACTCAAATTCCTAGAAGCCATTGGTTACGAGTTCCATATCATTGAGTTGTAA
- the lacD gene encoding tagatose-bisphosphate aldolase codes for MSKLQLSPNKVACLQKLSDENGIISALAFDQRGALKRLMAQYQTEEPTVAQMEELKVLVADELTKYASSMLLDPEYGLPATKALDANAGLLLAYEKTGYDTASTKRLPDCLDVWSAKRIKEQGADAVKFLLYYDVDSSDELNQQKQAYIERIGSECVAEDIPFFLEILAYDEKIADAGSAEYAKVKPHKVIGAMKVFSDPRFNIDVLKVEVPVNVKYVEGFGDGEIVHTREEAAAFFKAQDEATNLPYIYLSAGVSAKLFQETLVFAHESGANFNGVLCGRATWAGSVEAYIKDGEAAAREWLRTTGFENIDELNKVLQTTATSWTERVEA; via the coding sequence ATGAGTAAATTACAATTAAGTCCGAATAAAGTAGCTTGCTTGCAAAAACTCTCTGACGAGAACGGCATTATCTCAGCTCTTGCCTTTGACCAACGTGGCGCTTTGAAACGCCTCATGGCCCAATACCAAACGGAAGAACCAACAGTCGCTCAAATGGAAGAACTCAAAGTCTTGGTTGCAGATGAATTGACAAAATACGCATCCTCTATGCTTCTTGACCCAGAGTATGGACTTCCAGCTACAAAAGCGCTTGATGCTAATGCTGGTCTTCTCCTAGCTTATGAGAAAACTGGCTACGACACAGCTAGCACTAAACGCTTGCCTGACTGCTTGGATGTTTGGTCTGCAAAACGCATCAAGGAACAAGGCGCAGACGCTGTTAAGTTCTTGCTTTACTATGACGTAGATAGTTCTGATGAACTCAACCAACAAAAACAAGCCTACATCGAACGCATCGGTTCAGAGTGTGTGGCGGAAGACATTCCATTCTTCCTTGAAATCTTGGCTTACGATGAAAAAATCGCTGACGCAGGCTCTGCAGAATACGCAAAAGTGAAACCACACAAGGTTATCGGTGCGATGAAGGTCTTCTCAGACCCACGCTTCAATATTGATGTTTTGAAAGTTGAAGTTCCAGTCAATGTGAAATACGTTGAAGGCTTTGGTGATGGTGAAATCGTCCATACTCGCGAAGAAGCAGCAGCCTTCTTCAAAGCACAAGATGAGGCAACGAACTTACCATACATCTATTTGAGTGCAGGTGTGTCAGCTAAACTCTTCCAAGAAACGCTTGTCTTTGCCCACGAATCAGGCGCAAACTTCAACGGAGTTCTTTGTGGCCGTGCAACATGGGCAGGATCAGTTGAAGCCTACATCAAAGACGGTGAAGCAGCAGCTCGTGAATGGCTTCGCACAACTGGTTTTGAGAACATTGACGAACTCAACAAGGTTCTTCAAACAACAGCGACTTCATGGACTGAACGAGTAGAAGCATAA
- a CDS encoding VOC family protein translates to MTYAYQSHIYLAEVVLNVKDLASQTAFYHQIIGLEILSQTETEAILGLGKKALVHLIETEKAGEVREHYGLYHLAILLPTRKALADVLKHLSDLRIPLVGGADHGYSEAIYLEDLEGNGIELYRDKPVSSWDIREDGRIIGVTEALAAQDIYELGEKAEPFSLAEGTRMGHIHLSVKDSHAASQFYQKVLGLEDKFSIPSASWIAAGQYHHHLAVNEWAGKGLAPREQGLPGLAYYALEVESKEELLNIVKQAQELEAPIKWLHSSEVDLVDPDGIVTRIRLAR, encoded by the coding sequence ATGACTTATGCATACCAAAGCCACATTTACCTAGCAGAAGTGGTTTTAAATGTCAAGGATTTGGCAAGTCAAACGGCTTTTTATCACCAGATTATTGGCTTGGAGATTTTATCTCAAACAGAGACAGAAGCGATTTTGGGACTTGGTAAAAAAGCCTTGGTCCACTTGATTGAGACAGAAAAAGCTGGGGAAGTAAGGGAGCATTATGGGCTCTACCATCTGGCGATTTTGTTGCCGACACGAAAAGCCTTGGCAGATGTCTTGAAGCACCTAAGTGACTTGCGGATTCCTCTGGTTGGGGGTGCAGATCATGGATACAGCGAGGCTATTTATCTAGAGGATTTGGAAGGAAATGGCATTGAACTTTACCGTGATAAGCCAGTTTCTTCATGGGATATTCGAGAAGACGGTCGTATTATTGGTGTGACCGAGGCTCTTGCGGCACAGGACATCTATGAGTTGGGGGAAAAGGCAGAGCCCTTTTCCCTAGCCGAAGGGACGAGAATGGGACATATCCATCTATCGGTTAAGGATAGCCACGCGGCAAGTCAGTTTTATCAAAAGGTGTTGGGGCTGGAAGATAAATTTAGTATTCCTAGTGCTAGTTGGATAGCGGCAGGTCAGTACCATCACCACCTGGCTGTCAACGAATGGGCTGGAAAAGGTCTGGCTCCGCGTGAGCAAGGCTTGCCAGGCTTGGCCTACTACGCCCTTGAGGTCGAAAGCAAGGAAGAACTCTTGAACATCGTTAAGCAAGCACAAGAGCTAGAAGCTCCGATCAAGTGGTTACATTCGAGTGAAGTGGATCTTGTAGACCCAGACGGGATTGTGACACGCATTCGCTTGGCACGATGA
- a CDS encoding SIS domain-containing protein has translation MLNYTKEELLELGAEITTREIYQQPDVWKEAFEAYQAKREEIAAFLQGIADKHDYIKVILTGAGTSAYVGDTLVPYFKEVYDERKWNFNAIATTDIVANPETYLKKDVATVLVSFARSGNSPESVATVDLAKALVDDLYQVTITCAAEGKLALQAHGDDRNLLLLQPAASNDAGFAMTSSFTSMMLTALLVFDPTEFAVKAERFEVVASLARKVLDNAADVKELVDLDFNRVIYLGAGPFFGLAHEAQLKILELTAGQVATMYESPVGFRHGPKSLINQDTVVLVFGTTTDHTRKYDLDLVREVAGDQIARRVVLLSDQAFGLENVKEVALGCGGVLNDIYRVFPYIIYAQLFALLTSLKVENKPDTPSPTGTVNRVVQGVIIHDYQK, from the coding sequence ATGCTAAATTACACAAAAGAAGAATTACTTGAACTGGGTGCAGAAATTACGACTCGTGAAATCTACCAACAGCCTGATGTATGGAAAGAGGCTTTTGAAGCCTATCAAGCGAAACGTGAAGAAATTGCAGCCTTTCTGCAAGGTATCGCTGATAAACATGATTATATCAAGGTCATCTTGACGGGTGCTGGTACTTCTGCTTATGTGGGAGATACCTTGGTACCATACTTTAAGGAAGTTTATGACGAACGCAAATGGAACTTCAATGCCATTGCGACAACAGATATTGTAGCCAATCCAGAAACCTATCTGAAAAAAGATGTGGCAACTGTCCTTGTATCCTTTGCTCGTAGTGGGAATTCGCCTGAAAGTGTAGCGACTGTTGATCTGGCTAAAGCCTTGGTTGATGACCTCTATCAAGTGACCATTACATGTGCTGCTGAAGGGAAATTGGCTCTTCAAGCGCATGGTGATGACCGCAATCTTTTGCTCTTGCAACCAGCTGCCTCTAATGACGCTGGATTTGCCATGACTTCTAGCTTTACGTCCATGATGTTGACAGCACTCTTGGTGTTTGACCCTACAGAATTTGCTGTTAAAGCTGAACGTTTTGAAGTTGTGGCTAGCCTTGCCCGTAAGGTCCTAGACAATGCAGCAGATGTCAAAGAGTTGGTTGACCTCGACTTTAACCGTGTCATCTATCTGGGTGCAGGTCCTTTCTTCGGTCTTGCTCATGAAGCTCAGTTGAAGATTTTGGAATTAACAGCTGGTCAAGTGGCGACCATGTATGAAAGCCCAGTTGGCTTCCGCCATGGTCCAAAATCATTGATTAATCAAGATACAGTTGTTTTGGTATTTGGTACAACGACAGACCACACTCGCAAGTATGACTTGGACTTGGTTCGTGAAGTTGCTGGTGACCAGATTGCTCGTCGTGTCGTACTTTTGAGTGATCAAGCCTTTGGTCTTGAAAATGTCAAAGAAGTAGCTCTTGGCTGCGGTGGAGTCTTGAATGATATTTACCGTGTCTTCCCTTACATCATTTATGCCCAACTCTTTGCCCTTTTGACTTCGCTCAAAGTGGAAAACAAACCAGATACACCGTCTCCTACAGGTACAGTAAACCGTGTGGTACAAGGTGTTATCATTCATGACTATCAAAAATAA
- a CDS encoding FAD-dependent oxidoreductase has translation MKIIIVGGVAGGMSAATRLRRLMEDAEITIFEKGLFVSFANCGLPYYVSGEIANRDSLLVQTPESLKARFNLDVRPFHEVIQISPEEHTVTVRHDGQEFTESYDKLILSPGAKPFVPAIEGLAETKNTYTLRNVPDLDEIMAALDNHPTEAVVIGAGFIGLEMAENLAKRGLQVTIVEKAPHVLPPLDHEMAAFVQAELLANGVRVITSQSATRFEDQGKVIILENGQEITSDLTILSVGVEPENGLAKAAEIELGLRGGILVDEHYETSQKDIFAVGDAIVVKQEITGQDALISLASPANRQGRQVADVIAGLGRTNKGSIGTAIVRAFDMTAASTGLSERILVMNQLPYKALHVSGKDHAGYYPGATDMTLKLLFEPTTGKIYGAQGVGKKGVDKRIDILATAIKGNLTVFDLPELEFTYAPPFGSAKDPVNMLGYAALNLIEGLSDNIQWYQLEDELATGKKFLDVRTSGEFQSGRLRVDTIHIPLNELRERLDELDKNQAYIVSCHSGLRSYIAERILKQAGFTVQNLDGAYSLYKMANPEGVEYGN, from the coding sequence ATGAAAATTATCATTGTCGGGGGAGTTGCAGGCGGAATGTCAGCAGCAACCCGTCTCAGACGTCTCATGGAAGACGCTGAAATCACTATTTTTGAGAAAGGTCTCTTTGTTTCCTTTGCAAACTGCGGACTTCCTTACTATGTTTCAGGAGAAATTGCAAACCGTGATAGTTTATTGGTCCAAACTCCTGAAAGTCTCAAGGCCCGATTTAATCTCGATGTGCGCCCATTTCATGAAGTCATCCAGATTTCGCCAGAAGAACACACTGTGACAGTGCGACACGATGGACAGGAATTCACAGAAAGCTATGACAAGTTGATCCTCTCCCCAGGAGCTAAACCATTTGTTCCTGCCATTGAGGGTTTGGCAGAAACTAAGAATACCTATACGCTCCGCAATGTTCCCGATCTCGATGAAATTATGGCAGCCTTGGACAATCATCCAACAGAAGCTGTCGTTATCGGTGCAGGCTTTATCGGGCTTGAAATGGCTGAAAATCTGGCCAAACGTGGATTGCAAGTTACTATCGTTGAGAAAGCGCCCCATGTCTTGCCACCATTAGATCACGAAATGGCGGCCTTTGTCCAAGCAGAATTGCTGGCAAACGGTGTTCGCGTTATCACTTCTCAGTCTGCGACTCGATTTGAAGACCAAGGAAAAGTCATCATTCTCGAAAACGGTCAAGAGATCACTTCTGACCTCACCATCCTTTCTGTTGGTGTTGAACCTGAAAATGGACTGGCTAAAGCTGCGGAGATTGAACTGGGACTCCGTGGTGGGATTCTGGTCGATGAACATTACGAAACCAGTCAAAAAGATATTTTTGCAGTTGGGGATGCCATCGTCGTCAAGCAAGAGATTACGGGCCAAGATGCCCTCATCTCTCTAGCTTCTCCTGCCAATCGTCAAGGACGACAAGTAGCGGATGTCATCGCAGGACTCGGTCGTACCAACAAGGGCAGTATCGGTACTGCCATCGTTCGTGCCTTTGATATGACAGCTGCTTCGACTGGTCTCAGCGAACGTATCCTTGTCATGAATCAACTTCCTTACAAGGCCCTTCATGTCAGTGGGAAAGACCACGCTGGTTATTATCCAGGCGCTACTGATATGACCTTGAAGCTTCTCTTTGAACCAACCACTGGAAAAATCTATGGTGCCCAAGGAGTTGGGAAGAAAGGTGTTGACAAGCGAATTGATATCCTAGCAACTGCTATCAAGGGAAATCTCACCGTCTTTGACTTACCAGAATTGGAGTTCACCTATGCGCCACCATTTGGCTCCGCTAAGGATCCCGTCAACATGCTGGGCTACGCGGCCTTGAACCTAATCGAAGGTTTAAGCGACAATATTCAATGGTACCAGCTCGAAGACGAACTGGCTACTGGTAAGAAATTCTTAGATGTACGGACAAGTGGCGAATTCCAGAGTGGTCGACTCAGAGTCGATACCATCCACATCCCCCTAAACGAACTACGAGAACGCTTGGACGAACTGGACAAGAATCAAGCCTACATCGTTAGCTGCCATAGCGGTTTGCGCAGCTATATCGCAGAGCGTATCCTCAAACAAGCAGGATTTACCGTCCAAAACCTTGACGGCGCTTATTCACTGTACAAAATGGCTAACCCAGAAGGAGTAGAATATGGTAACTAA
- a CDS encoding aldose epimerase family protein, with the protein MKAYTERVFGNHEGKDVLAYRFETDGGYQLEVMTYGATILRYVTPDKAGNFANVILGFDDFASYIGNSPKHGASVGPVAGRIAGATFELNGQTYNLEVNNASNCNHGGSTGWDANLFELVEVSDHGLTLYTERTDGTGGFPGNLKIWISYHLEETGAYEVSYKVTTDQDTLVNPTNHSYFNLSGDFTQTIDRHVFQLNTEGIYPIAPDGVPAKTPDADRDAVKHIYNGALLKDIFAEEDEQIQLVSGLDHPFALPTGHDNAGFLYDQNSGRFLLFKTEAPCFVVYSANFVDESVIIAGQPMVQHNGIALEAQVLPDAIHSDLKDQVILKAGQTFTSKTRYELVVK; encoded by the coding sequence ATGAAAGCATACACAGAGCGTGTATTTGGAAATCACGAGGGCAAGGATGTCTTGGCCTATCGCTTTGAGACTGACGGCGGCTACCAGCTTGAAGTCATGACTTATGGTGCGACCATCTTACGCTATGTCACACCTGACAAGGCTGGTAATTTTGCCAATGTTATCTTGGGCTTTGATGACTTTGCTAGCTATATAGGCAATAGTCCCAAGCATGGAGCAAGTGTAGGTCCTGTAGCGGGCCGTATTGCAGGTGCAACATTTGAGCTCAATGGCCAGACCTATAATCTTGAAGTCAACAACGCTAGCAACTGTAACCACGGTGGTTCAACAGGTTGGGATGCGAACTTGTTTGAACTGGTTGAGGTGAGCGACCATGGCTTGACTCTCTACACAGAGCGTACAGACGGGACAGGGGGATTCCCTGGTAATCTCAAGATTTGGATCAGCTATCACTTGGAAGAAACTGGTGCCTACGAAGTCAGCTATAAGGTGACGACAGATCAGGATACGCTTGTCAATCCAACTAATCACAGCTACTTCAACTTGTCTGGTGATTTCACGCAGACAATTGACCGCCATGTCTTCCAACTAAATACGGAGGGCATTTACCCAATCGCTCCCGACGGTGTTCCAGCTAAGACTCCAGATGCTGATCGTGATGCAGTGAAACACATCTACAATGGTGCTTTGCTCAAGGATATCTTTGCAGAGGAAGATGAGCAAATCCAGTTGGTATCTGGTTTGGATCACCCATTTGCCCTTCCTACAGGTCATGACAATGCTGGTTTCCTTTATGACCAAAACTCAGGTCGCTTCCTACTTTTCAAGACAGAGGCCCCTTGCTTTGTGGTCTACTCAGCAAACTTTGTGGATGAGAGTGTCATCATAGCTGGTCAGCCAATGGTACAACACAATGGGATTGCCCTTGAAGCGCAGGTCTTACCAGATGCCATTCACAGTGACCTTAAAGACCAAGTTATTCTCAAAGCAGGGCAAACCTTTACTAGTAAAACTCGCTACGAGCTTGTTGTTAAATAA
- a CDS encoding PTS sugar transporter subunit IIA has product MVKSLILVSHGRFCEELKGSTEMIMGPQDNIHAVALLPEDGPEEFTAKFEAAIEGLDDFLVFADLLGGTPCNVVSRLIMEGRDIELYAGMNLPMVIEFINASLTGTDADYKSRAAESIVKVNDLLAGFDDDEDE; this is encoded by the coding sequence ATGGTGAAATCGTTAATTTTGGTGAGTCATGGTCGTTTTTGTGAAGAACTTAAAGGTAGCACGGAAATGATCATGGGTCCACAAGACAACATTCATGCAGTGGCTCTTCTTCCAGAAGATGGCCCAGAAGAATTTACTGCAAAATTTGAAGCTGCTATCGAAGGTTTAGATGATTTCCTAGTCTTTGCGGATCTTCTCGGTGGAACACCATGTAACGTGGTGAGCCGCTTGATTATGGAAGGTCGCGACATTGAACTCTACGCAGGGATGAATCTTCCGATGGTGATTGAATTTATCAATGCGAGCCTTACAGGCACAGATGCGGACTATAAGAGCCGTGCTGCAGAAAGCATTGTGAAAGTCAATGATTTGTTAGCAGGCTTCGATGATGACGAAGATGAATAA